The Polypterus senegalus isolate Bchr_013 chromosome 1, ASM1683550v1, whole genome shotgun sequence genomic sequence ATAATAGCTTAAAATTCTTGTGTTAATATAAAGTCATACTAAGATGAATAATCCTGGGataggaaaaatatatatttgaatgtaATATGTATAGAATATATCAGGGAATTCTCATTCTTACTGTATGCAACCCTTAGctgttaaacttaaaaaaaattgctaTAACAATGCCTATTATGAATCCTCTCTTGTACTGAGAGGAATACAGATTAACATAATGTAGCCAGATGCTCTTCTCTCAATGTCTGATTCACTTACAACTTTTGGTTCATGAGTTCAGATGGCCCTTCAACAGGTCTTCTTAGTTGTaactaaaaaaactccagaaagctTAAAATACAGATCATGATACTCAGTTGTCATAACTAGACTAGATCTTTAATCTTTTGAAGCAAATAAATACCTTATTTTACAGGCAGTATTCCAACAGAATTAATTTcagcaaaacagaacaaatcccaTGAAATGAAAGGAAATAAGCTAAAATGGACAACTTTGATGATGAACTTAAACAGATTGATGCACTGAAAAGCATTCTTTCACAATTGTGATAATCTCACTTGGGTAAGAATTTAAAAGGAATCACTCAGAAATAGAGTTGAATTACAGAAACTATATACAACAGTTGGCATACCTAGCAAACTCAAAAATACTACACACTAAGTTTAAAACAGAGGGCAAGCATGGGAGTAGCATGTAGAGATTATGTCTTTCAAAAAGTACATAATTTAATTTTGGGTCATTTTTTGCTAAGTATATTCAATATAGGGTTAAACATTGATACTCTCATTCCCAAACTGCAGCAACTCTCTGTGCTTTGATAGCCCTGTACAATGCTGCTTGATCTCCAAGCCACAAGGCAACACTGTAAAGAAGCTGAAAGCACATAGAAACAAGACATCAAAGGCTATCTTCGTGAatcaatgaaattaacaaatggctGCCTCTTCAGATCCAGACAGGATTCGTTGCAGATGTTGCACTTAACTATACTACTATTTTCAGACACAGATGTCAGATTCCATTATTTACATTATATGAGCACTGTATTAGCATGTGGTGAAACTCTGATATCAAgcaaaactcatttaaaattttttttttctccacagatAAAATAAAGCTAAATAGAAATAGGACACATGTATTAAAAAACCTAATCTTGGAGTATTTTTAACCATCTACTTAAAATCAGAACAAGAACAATTGTCACTGCAGCATCATACCTCATTTACAGCACACATCCGAGCAATGGAGCCAATGTTGTTAGTGATGGTTACAAGAGTTGCTCTTGCAAGATCTTCCTTGCTGATTGTATCACGTTTTTCCTTGCTCATCATGTGACCAAAACTAtgtgataaaatataaaaatgtaattattaccaACCATATGGATAGCATTTACATAGATCACTTCCAATCAAGAATGCAAACAGCAGGGACATCAAATTCTTAACATCTGTTTAAGTTGgattttgaaaaaggaaaattacagAAAACACCAGCCTTTGATTTCTCGTGAAAAGCCTTCCAAatccttaagaaaacatgcacacatgcaatttgaattatttatttatttggtcatCTTTCCAAGTCATACAGGTATTTTGAAGATAACAACAGTATTCATTGAATACATAATGTTATTTTCTGCATTTCAAAGTCCCTTCTAAGAGTAAACAATTCTTCAGTGAACATACAATTCCTATTTAGGTGCATTACATCAAACCAGACAAAGAAGGCATCATTTAACAGTTCAGTGGCTACAAAGCATATTCCGTATTTTTAGTAAACACACTATATAAACTAGAGGTGAGAAATGTGTGGCCTTTTATATGCTGCAGCGACTGTGGTTTAGTGTCAACAGCCTATttatctatgtactgtatatcatatggCTTTAATTAGATTGCTTCTTTACATACTTCCACTTCCCAGAGAAAAGTTAATTATAAATTTTGCTATTCTGAGGAATTAAATGCAAACCTTTATTATTACAGACTTAAGATTTTAGACGCTAGCATTAAATTCTGAACACTCAGTATGAAGCAAGGAAAAGAAATGTTTAACAAAGATGAAAAgtgataatacaatttattttaaaaatgaaactgcaGCATTTGGCAATCTCtgaaacacacacatatgcaaCATGTATAATCATTAAACACTGCTGCTGCACCACCAACAGTTTTTAACACATTGGCTACTGGGTTATGAACTTGGGAACCTCACAATGTTTCAATCCTAATGTATATGTACCTCCTGAAAGGTCTCTCAGATATTTAGGTTTAGGTTCTTTAGCTTCATCCCCCCTCAAACTCACATCTCTGAACAGAATAACAAATAGTGTATATAGGACAACTGCATAAATAAGGTAAAAGATGGAAAGACTTCCTTAGTTAAAGTATTCTCCTTAAAAGTATTTGCAGCTGCATAGGGTTTAACATTGgtagaaaacaaaagaacattttcattttacctGGATGCAACAGCAGAACCCTGAAGTCCAAAACGCTCATAATCTCCACCATAGATGTCCCTCACAAGTTTATCCACATTAGTACTATCACCCTTGGCTGCCATCTCCAAAGCTTCTTCAAATGTCTCACAGCCAGTTAGTAAACAGCACAATCCAAGGAATGTTCCTCCTCCAAGACTTCATGAGaagcacaaaacagaataaataaataaatctgtattCTCCAAAAGCTTTTAACTTACTCTACAGGTTAATgaatagttttgtaaataaaataaaagaaccaaATGTTACAATAAGCACACTTGTAAGCTTGACGTAAGGCTAAAGGGTACAGATTCAAGCATGGGACATAGGTGCAGGAAGGGATGATTTCCTGAAATTCATGTGGACAAAGTAGGTTTCTGGTCAAGCTTGTTATCTTTTCTTTGCAGTATATAATGTGAATAAGCACAATgaggaataaataataaatcacaccattatatccatctattcatccatccatttttgaaccagCTTTATCTAATGCAGAATCTCAGAGACTTGGAGCCTATCCTAATGGCACTGGGCACAGGAACTAACCTTGTGTACAGTTATTCACACTGGCCAATTTAAAGTCATTACTTAATTTAATCAGTGCATCCTTGACATATAGTAGGAAAGTACAGCATCTGCAGAAAGCTAACACTGACATGGTTAGAATCTTCAAAGTCTACTTAGTCAATCAAACCCTTGCCCAGGTTACCATGAGGCAGTAATACCATGAACCATGCTGCAAGTGctattttattcaaaattatgCAGATTAGATATaaaatgctttaatttaatttacttaattaaTGAAAGAATGACTAGGactatttaataaacagaaacataTTAAGTTACAAATGTATCTATAATTATGTTCATTATGAGAGTTTTTTCACTAAACAAAACAACATGTTACTGTTTACTTTAACAACATCCATATATGACAAAAACGTACATCAGAAAACCTAAAACTGCCAcagctctagatagatagatagatagatagatagatagatactttattaatcccaaggggaaattcacatatgaacaaagcagacattttcattaCACAATAAATGTAAGAAGTTAGCAGAGAGGCATAGACATTTCTGCAGCTGCTCTGTGGATTCAGTTTtctagatttttaaaaatcttgtacCCAATCACTGCCTGTGGCCTAAGTCATCTGACTGGGTAAAAAGGAAAAGCTAATTTACCTGGTCCCTGTCACTCGCTTATAATTGTCCTTGGAATGAACTGCCAAGATGCTGACCCCTGATCCTATGTTCACAAGGAGCATTGGGAATGGGTTGTCAAGACAGCATGGCCTCTTCAAACAATTCTGAGGGTCAGAGGGGTTTTCGAAAAAGTAACATTCTGGTTGTCCATTAAAATGAACAGAATCCACGTACAGTAGGCCTTGTATCAAACAGTCTAGTTCATCAAGTTTTTGCAATTGCAAGTCAGCCatctaggaaaaaaataaaaagggttatTTGCTGTGATTAGCAAAACCACAGGATCAGACTTATGTCTACACCATATTCTACACTacactacagtacagtacagttatgtatctataatatattaaaaaagccaATATACCTAAATTCAACATTTGCTatgtaagcaaaataaaaattaaacagtagGACTTCCAACTGAAAAAACAAAGGAATCATAACCATTAGTAACTACTGTGATCAAATAAATTACAGAATATACAGGTCAATTAACACCGCTTGACTGAACACTAACAAGCCTACTGAGAAAGTGCCGATGTCCTCTGTATTTTAATGACCTAGATGCAACCATAGTATATTAACATCAACCATAATTATTGGCAATTCAGGTCAATTGCTATTCATATCACAATGCATTACATGACCACAGTttagtatataataaaatttcCATAGAGACTTGAGATCAGGAGTGTCAGCTAACAAACCAATAAAGTAAACATTCTGGGCACACTTTAAAGAGCACAAGGAAttatcaacaaaagaaacaaaactacaTGAGGTGTTGTCTCTGATGTGCCGAGGTTatgtttaacataaaaaaaaaaaagactgcaaaaTGCTACTTGTGTACACCATGGTGCACTTACAGTACGAAAGTCCTCCTCAAACTTGTAAGCCCCTCCACCTGTGGCACAGAGTGTTGTGTGAAGGCTGGAGAAGTTCTTGTCTCTGCCCATTTGGATGAATCTGTGCATTGCTTGGGTAGGAAAGCGAATAAAGTGCAAGTTGCCCTTTCGGCCACACATGGTTAGATTCTTCAATTCTAGATGAACATCTCGAATGCCAGTCTTTCCATAGGCTGTGTTAGATGTCAGATACTTCCTAATACTCTTGAGAttttccacctcttcctgctCTTCTTCAGCAGTGATATCTTTTGGTTCAAAATAAACTAGCTTCACAAGGGTCCCGCCAATGTCCATCCCAAACCAAGGAAAGgctgcaagaaaaataaaatggaaaggaaaataaataaaacatttacagtatccAACTCATTAAAATCTACATCTATGCtgtaatggtaaaaataaatagatCAATTCAGTCAAATCTGAGAAGCAACTTAAATTCAGTTGATTTAACTGTTATCAGCAAAATATAAACTCATTCATCACAGTTAGTGAAAAAATaagaagcaaagaaagaaaaaaaactgaggaGAGGAGAcgtaaattaaaatttaatttcccaCACAGACAGTGTTCACTAGTAGAACACTGAATGGTTGAAAAAATGCTTCCTTTAGGTCAAACAACTGCAGATTCAAATTGTCCCTGATGAACTGAAATAGTTATTACACCACCAACTGCTCAGTTACTATAGAAACCATctacaaggaaaagaaaaaatatctgcACATTTATGATTAGCCCTGCAAATGCGTTTCAAACGTCTTCTTCAATTGGACACAAATATGTTGAATTTACCcttcacttatttaaataaactattttcaCAGGTTTCTTTGTattatatttcaatttaaaataagaatGACTTAGACCACTGGTGGAGACATTTTGTTCATTCTTATTGTTAAGATGTAGGTTAGCTAAGccatttttccaaagaaaacaGTTCCCTGAAAGGTTtgcaattttttaatatattggttTATGTGCTTAGGCAGGTGAAAGTTAAGAGCCAATGAGTACTCTGCCAAGAAGCTTGTGTGTCTTATGTGTTATATACCATGACAGAATGTGTGTGTAGTTTGGGGGGGTTACACAAGATTGTGGCTTAACTTTCCATGCTAGGAAAGCATTTGTACATGAACAGCAGCACAGGCTTTGCTAAATAGTACGTCATTGGCCGTCAGAAGCAAAAAGATTGAGCTCACAGTATTTTGGAAAATCTAAAACTGTGCTGAAAAGCTTTAATAATTTCATCTACTTTGCCATTCCTTGCATTTTCTAGCCATGTACTCTGAAATTCTCAGAAAATGGTATCAGGAACTTTTGTCATTAAGTTGGACATCCCAATATGTCTCCTATCTAGAAGTCATGTGATGTGCCACAAGCTGCAGGAAAGTGTGGTCATCTACATTATTGTGCAAAACCTTGTATTCCTGAACGATGGAGTCATATCCTCACCAATACACACTTTAGTTCAGGACCATTAAGCATCACAGAGGGTGGCAAAGTCAGCTTGGAATATTACTAGGACACAGTTCCCTCATATTATAGGCTTCTTTATCACATGTTGCCTTGAAAAAGTCAAAGGTGTTATTAAAGACCTCAGCTGTCCTGTACCAACATTTTTCTGACTGCTCTAGTCTGACAAAAGGTACAGGAGCATTTATATCACTAGAGTCAAGGATAGTTTTTAACCTGAGGTCATTAGCTGCTCTTAAATGACTTTGCCCCtcacctctttttatttttaattttactatggTCAGATGTTGTATTTACAGTTTCATGATGTTTTCAACATGTGCTATTATCTCGTCATAGGTACCACGTACATAGGTGATATATAAGAATGAATATGTCATTGCACTGTGAGTGTGATTGTAAACCTGAACTATACTGTAAGAGTTTCTGCAGCTTTTCCATAATCTCCAACTACCCCACAACATTGCCCTGGAAAAACAGAATATGAAAATGGATTGCATTAAGAAATTATTTAAACCCAGTTACCTTCTACACATTTTAAGCagcaaactcatgctaaaatcattttaaataattccCCTCCCCATctagcaacactcaataccccaggattgacagagagaaaaacattttttttagcaaagtatacaaagtattcaggcccttcaATCAGTACTTCgctgaagcacctttggcaagGGTTGCAGCCTAGAGTCTTCTTAGCTATGATGCAATAAGCTtagcacacctggatttggg encodes the following:
- the LOC120540765 gene encoding pantothenate kinase 3 isoform X1, whose amino-acid sequence is MEKAKSILDQKTSPPCYINGVQNGFHTQPHNNGTYGASGLGSTENFHHLHQESQSHGSPAKKCRLRRRMDSGKRNRPPFPWFGMDIGGTLVKLVYFEPKDITAEEEQEEVENLKSIRKYLTSNTAYGKTGIRDVHLELKNLTMCGRKGNLHFIRFPTQAMHRFIQMGRDKNFSSLHTTLCATGGGAYKFEEDFRTMADLQLQKLDELDCLIQGLLYVDSVHFNGQPECYFFENPSDPQNCLKRPCCLDNPFPMLLVNIGSGVSILAVHSKDNYKRVTGTSLGGGTFLGLCCLLTGCETFEEALEMAAKGDSTNVDKLVRDIYGGDYERFGLQGSAVASSFGHMMSKEKRDTISKEDLARATLVTITNNIGSIARMCAVNEKIDRIVFVGNFLRINMVSTKLLAYAMDFWSKGQLKALFLEHEGYFGAVGALLELLKMTDDL
- the LOC120540765 gene encoding pantothenate kinase 1 isoform X2: MQIKVVKKPAFPWFGMDIGGTLVKLVYFEPKDITAEEEQEEVENLKSIRKYLTSNTAYGKTGIRDVHLELKNLTMCGRKGNLHFIRFPTQAMHRFIQMGRDKNFSSLHTTLCATGGGAYKFEEDFRTMADLQLQKLDELDCLIQGLLYVDSVHFNGQPECYFFENPSDPQNCLKRPCCLDNPFPMLLVNIGSGVSILAVHSKDNYKRVTGTSLGGGTFLGLCCLLTGCETFEEALEMAAKGDSTNVDKLVRDIYGGDYERFGLQGSAVASSFGHMMSKEKRDTISKEDLARATLVTITNNIGSIARMCAVNEKIDRIVFVGNFLRINMVSTKLLAYAMDFWSKGQLKALFLEHEGYFGAVGALLELLKMTDDL